A genome region from Dickeya dadantii NCPPB 898 includes the following:
- the glgX gene encoding glycogen debranching protein GlgX produces MGELLAGRPRPLGSHFDGEGVNFALFSSGASRVELCIFDGLREQRLPLTARTGDIWHGYLPDAQPGLCYGYRVDGVFDPSRGQRFNANKLLLDPCARQMDGWVVDDERLHGGYHQPDPSDSAEVMPRSVVVDEHYDWQDDRLPRTPWSQTVLYEAHVRGLTRRHPGIPAAIRGTYAALAHPVMLDYLTQLGVTALELMPVQQHADEPRLQSMGLRNYWGYNTLLPFAVDSSLAASDDPLNEFRDTVRALHQAGIEVILDVVFNHSAELDVDGPTLTLRGIDNASYYWLTESGDYHNWAGCGNVLRLEHPAVLHWVIECLTFWHEVCHVDGFRFDLATILGRLPDFSSSAPFFTALRNHRSLRDCKLIAEPWDIGPGGYQLGQFPAPFAEWNDRFRDDMRRFWLHGDLPIGVLARRFAASSEVFERGSRQPWASVNMLTSHDGFTLRDLVCFNHKHNDANGEQNRDGTNSNFSFNHGTEGLEADEATQARRRVSQQALLTTLLLSQGTPMLLAGDEFGNSQQGNNNAYCQDNALAWLHWDQADDALLAFTSGLIRLRRSIPALQRGRWWRDDEDDVRWLNAQGEALTPHEWEQGAHQLQIQLSERWLLLVNATPQVSDFSLPEGEWRVAPPFSAADHLLDGQTWRGQANAVCVLVKQ; encoded by the coding sequence ATGGGTGAACTGTTGGCGGGGCGCCCGCGACCGTTAGGCTCTCATTTCGATGGCGAAGGCGTGAACTTCGCCTTGTTCTCATCCGGGGCGTCGCGGGTGGAATTGTGCATTTTCGACGGCCTGCGCGAGCAGCGTTTGCCGCTGACGGCCCGTACCGGCGATATCTGGCACGGCTACCTGCCGGATGCGCAGCCGGGTTTGTGTTACGGCTATCGCGTCGATGGTGTGTTCGACCCGTCGCGCGGGCAGCGTTTCAACGCCAATAAGCTGTTGCTTGACCCTTGCGCCCGGCAGATGGACGGCTGGGTGGTGGATGACGAACGGCTGCACGGCGGCTACCACCAGCCCGACCCGTCCGACAGCGCCGAGGTAATGCCGCGCAGCGTGGTGGTGGACGAACATTACGACTGGCAGGATGACCGGCTGCCGCGCACCCCCTGGAGCCAGACGGTGCTGTACGAAGCCCACGTGCGCGGATTGACCCGCCGACATCCGGGCATTCCGGCGGCGATACGCGGCACCTATGCCGCGCTGGCTCACCCGGTGATGCTGGATTATCTGACGCAACTGGGCGTGACCGCGCTGGAGCTGATGCCTGTCCAGCAGCATGCCGACGAGCCGCGCTTGCAATCAATGGGGCTGCGCAATTACTGGGGCTACAACACGCTGCTGCCGTTCGCGGTAGACAGCAGCCTGGCGGCGAGCGACGACCCGCTCAACGAGTTCCGCGACACGGTGCGGGCGCTGCATCAGGCCGGCATCGAGGTGATTCTGGATGTGGTTTTCAACCACAGCGCGGAGCTGGATGTGGATGGCCCGACCCTGACGCTGCGCGGTATCGATAACGCCAGTTACTACTGGCTGACGGAGAGCGGCGATTATCACAACTGGGCGGGGTGCGGCAACGTGTTGCGGCTTGAGCACCCGGCGGTGCTGCATTGGGTGATCGAGTGCCTGACGTTCTGGCACGAAGTCTGCCATGTGGATGGTTTCCGTTTTGATCTGGCGACGATTCTGGGGCGCCTGCCGGATTTCTCCTCTTCCGCCCCGTTCTTTACCGCCCTGCGCAACCACCGGTCGCTGCGCGACTGCAAACTGATTGCCGAACCCTGGGACATCGGCCCCGGCGGTTACCAACTGGGGCAATTTCCGGCGCCGTTCGCGGAGTGGAACGACCGTTTCCGCGACGACATGCGCCGTTTCTGGCTGCATGGCGATTTACCCATCGGGGTGCTGGCCCGCCGTTTCGCCGCCTCCAGCGAGGTGTTTGAGCGCGGCAGCCGGCAGCCCTGGGCGTCGGTCAATATGTTGACCTCTCATGACGGTTTTACCCTGCGCGATTTGGTGTGTTTCAACCACAAGCACAACGACGCCAACGGGGAGCAGAACCGGGACGGCACCAACAGCAACTTTAGTTTTAATCACGGCACCGAAGGGCTGGAGGCGGATGAGGCGACGCAGGCGCGGCGGCGCGTCAGTCAGCAGGCGCTGCTGACCACGCTGCTGCTGTCGCAGGGAACGCCGATGCTGCTGGCGGGCGATGAATTCGGCAACAGCCAGCAGGGCAACAACAACGCCTACTGTCAGGACAACGCGCTGGCCTGGCTGCACTGGGATCAGGCGGATGACGCGTTGCTTGCGTTTACTTCCGGGCTGATCCGCTTGCGCCGGTCTATCCCCGCGTTGCAGCGGGGACGCTGGTGGCGCGACGACGAGGACGATGTGCGGTGGCTGAATGCGCAGGGAGAAGCATTAACGCCGCACGAATGGGAACAGGGAGCACACCAGTTGCAAATCCAACTCTCCGAACGCTGGCTACTGTTGGTTAATGCCACGCCGCAGGTCAGTGATTTCTCCCTGCCGGAAGGGGAATGGCGGGTCGCGCCGCCGTTTAGCGCGGCTGACCATCTACTCGACGGTCAGACCTGGCGCGGGCAGGCGAATGCGGTGTGCGTACTGGTAAAACAATAA